Within Cydia fagiglandana chromosome 10, ilCydFagi1.1, whole genome shotgun sequence, the genomic segment TGTTTTCTTTACTGGACATTTTAACAATTGTGCGGTATGATCCGATAGAGCTAATTCTAAAACCTCAGCTTTACTGCCTCTAACATTGTGGATTATATTGTCTATGCAAGTGCGACTGGATAATCTAGTAGGCTGTAATATTCCTAGCTTAAGGTTGTAACTGCTTATGAGGTTTTTGAAACCCTCCTCCTCTCTCTCTTCCTAGCTATCCATCCCACATGGTAGCGGGGTCAGCTTTCCTGCTTAACCTTCTCCACTTCGCCCTGTCCACGACATCGTCCTCGGATAACTTGCACTCACTCAAAAACTCTTTTTTCCTAAAAAGGAAAAAAGGAGGAGGAGGAAGGTGTCCTAAAAGGGGGCGTAAAATATTGCTCACGCTCAGATTCCATGGTTGGTAATTACAGAACCCAGTAAATAGCTACTCGCTcgcattataatattttttacgttGCTGGATTCAACAATCTATGCGTTCATAGATCGACACACTAACTACTACCAACTAGTTTTTCACATCAAACTTGATGTATTCAAAAAGTACTTTACAATAATAACAATTATTTAGCAGTTGCGCTAGTGAGCAGGTTGATGGGATTAAAAATAGATTCAGTAAAGaaatattaaccttttggacgccaatgaccgatatatccgcaccgaaggtccaacgccaaagactgattaatcggtcacatacTACAAGGCAACATAGACCGACGTGCATatacataaagttcaatttcagttttgacacttcggtgacgtggcgtccgagtgaccgcttttgtgtttgacacggcggcgaaaaggttaaaattGCAACGTTTACATTGCAGGTGAAGATATCGTCCTCAATCGGGCTGAAACACAAGACGGTGTCCAGCATGGTGGCCAAATGGCAGCAGGTCGCCGACGAGATACACTCCGACTAGACCACCTATTCATGTCTATTATTAAATGTATACGGGGTTTCAATTTTTACTCGTAAGGCCACCCCACACAAGCCTCCTATTGAGCGTTggcgtctatagttcgtttttttattgcattagaaataaggtaaacaatcttgatgtgtctttgaAAAAAAACGaaagtcagcgctatggaaaatgcgcgttgcgtcgagcagcagccgtagagttgactagacgccgagtCTCGGGacacgctagtgtggggtggccctaatcCTTTGAACGCCACAACCATTATTGGCGGCTAAGGCTGGATTTGCAATATTACCTACGTCAACTGCGACTAACTTTAAAAAACACGATATACttatgagtaattttttttttcgatattaTTTTATGGCAACTTTTTGTTTAACCACTTTAGCAGCAGTAAAAGTAAGTAAAGccgtataattttattttatatctttagATACATATTCAAACAATGTAGTTATCTCAATACCGTAGTAATATTGTAAACATTCACACAAATGATATACGAAGACGCTAGATTTAAATAAGTACCGTGAGTTTTTGTAACGTTACAAGCGCATGGCGGATGCATTTTGTAcagatatttatgataataCGTAACTGTAGTTAGGcatgtaaatattaataaatgaaCGTAATGACTGAgaagtttgttttatttttttaccccATAGTTATGTGAACTCAGACCGACTTACTCACTtagtttaaaaacaaaaaaaaactcgcTCAAAGATTAACAGCacaaagtaattcttttttaacccccgacgcaaaaagaggggtAATATATGTTTGACACcaatgtatgtctgtctgtggcaccGTAGCTCCGACGAATAGACCGATTTCGATGCGCTATTTTTTACCCTGAGAGTCAGTTTCCTTCGGTGGTTCTTAGTTATGTTTGATAGAAATCGATCCACTATTTGATGTGTATCAGTTATTttccataattttattatgtaaggCATTTTTGTCATAAAATGGATAATTTAATGGTTAatacttagagaatataaccaacggagtggtcattaacaggcattcccctctgtcgaaaaaaggcggccactggtcaaccacatgtcaaacacatgtatggactgacgtttatctgacatggctatgttgacgttacgcatacatttgatgtgcccctcccccgcaaaaaacggcagactattttgtaccgaaaattatagacatggcgtctcagTGGTTAATACGACAAAAATGGGGAcgacgtttgtatggagagtcGGTCGTCCCTTTTCCTCTTAGGGGCATGGCACAACTGCGTTCGATTCGCTCGTTGCTCCGAAGTTTGAGTGAAACAACGCTATGCTCGTATTATAGCGACATAGCTCGCACAGTGAGCCATAGCCCATACCCCTTAactagcagttatttttaaattgctcaaccaaataaataagaaacttgatttgtaaaaatattttaatggtAATAGGCACATTTTATACAGAAGGTTTACAGTTATGAAACTTTACAAAACTAtctataaataaatctaaagcTGACTTCGTCCACATTGTCATGACTGTACATGTATATCTATGCTTAACAGTTATAGGTCTTGAGTGGGTTTTAcagttattaaatataattactatACAAACTATACACAAAGGATTGTTAAAACGCAAAAAAGAACCCAAAATAAGTAGCTACAAATACAATTTTACCGTTGAAATAAATGGCGctgtcaaggaatttaatttcaggACTGCAGacccatctacttcagcggtcAAGTTCTCGGTTGCAATATTGGCACTATTTTACGCGTCTTAATATTCCTTTCTTTATACTAGGTGTACATTAAGCTTATTAAATAATGCATTTGAACTTTACATTTGGGTTGATCCTATATGTAGTACCTATATATGTGACTTTCCATCGGAAAAGGTTCCTTACGCACCCTTCTCGAATGGAAAACCacctattatttatatttagtttttaatgaATAAAGCCGTCATGACAGTTTCTTCAGTACCCGCGATATAATACAGGGTGTAAgaaaaaaacttacaaaatgctcatttaaaaactattattttacttaaattgtcattttaaattatgttttattgatTACGACATCTAATTAAACAAAACAGCATCTATATTTTGCAAATATCCAATCTCGGTAGAGTTTTTGGACCCTGCATCTCGAAAACTTAACAATCATCTATTTTACTCTAGTGCGAACACACCATGCAAACGATGGTCAACGAACACTGTCCAGACCGGCTAGCATGAGCTAGCATGAGTTGCCTTCTCAGACGGGccagcatgagttgcgttcgcgcgcgagtccatacttgtaGTGTGCATCTGTATGGTGTCACGCCCACAAACGcaaccagtggggagacactcctttCGGATATTCTCggttccgttcggctcagcaagcaattattagggttggcacaacttgaggTCCCCTTGCGTGCACAACCACAAATAAGATTAATGACTTTAATTTTGACAGCCCTAAAATAGCCGAAAGAGATACATATAAGAGATATATAGTgctatcccaccaaaaacattctgtaaaaaactagccaagtctcgatggagctgcttgtttatctctaaaaagtaatgaaatctagacaaagtcgtgccaagtctaaggttccttactgcgatttctttattattatagttaatgttgtgtgacttggccgttgaagggtacacaagggtacaaaaccaggtgctccatgacaccattgcaccaatctgccattgcaccaaaaagaagtgtttttcaggctcgcccatacataagtattattgaaatacgcagctttatcaagcctacaattgactgggttattgaatcaacgttttccaagtggcaattttccatcgtcaatgggtagcggttctggcgacagattggtgcaatggtgtcatggagcacctggttttgtacccttgtgtacccttcaacggccaagtcacacaacattaactataataataaagaaatcgcagtaaggaaccttagacttggcacgactttgtctagatttcattactttttagagataaacaagcagctccatcgagacttggctagttttttacagaatgtttttggtgggatttcacttctttttgtagaaacctcctggcactgattaaaataaccgacttggtttcacattacatctcaaaacttttttgtagtaaaagtgttgcgagacttgcacctttttacatgtaatgtttttgatgggatttcatctctttttgtaggcagtccttcttttcgggtactcatacccatactatgtatacacatatcataactaaacatatcttcattgatactcacatcgtacatcgtagtgtacctttactttacctactatttgtaggaactgcaacagtaactttgtaatatcatatatttatatgggattacaaacttacttatgcagttcttagatctttaaaacgtgactgatattgcaatatttttaggttttccctttatgtggccattaaaccctaactctgtaccaaatttcagctctctgagtttatgggaagtactagttctattctgatgatcatgagtgagtttcataaatgcgaaactttgctttcgcttaacttcggaactaaatgacctacagacttgaaagtttggattttaagtatgtgattatagcttactggatgaccaaaatttctgcgttctggtcttatccagaggttctcaaataggggcctgaaaatgcggcgaaatggttccagtaaaggatggtacggcagtgtttgcttcgcgctcgacttggcgggggcactgacGTGCCCCCCGacatattagaaagggacagcacgaTTCGTCCCTggaccgctgtcaaacttcggttttgtaggaagtgtctttTCTGTATTGTaactagtacctactattaattattctgtgacgcaactcatgctagccgGTTAGTAACCGCCATATTGCCTGTCTTTCAGCACTTGCTTGCTTTATTGTGTGTACGCACTAAAGTGTCACTGAGTGTGAGACACTACGTTTTACTATACTATAAAGACCGTGCGTGTGGGAGTCTGCCACCTTGTGGCTTAAATTGAAAACTAAAACATGACATTTAAGCAAGTAGGTGCTGCCCTCTATAGCTCACGCACGCTCCCTGATGAAGCTTAAACTACATCTATGGCCTTGTGAGTTACCGCTTCACCACGCAGGGTTCGCAAGTCCCAGGCACCACGTACGCGGGATGGCATTGAGGGCATTTAGGGTTCTCCCCATAACTAGCCCTTCCAGGCCTGGATACTTTCACATTGAAGGAAGTTTCGGCATTCTCATCATCATATCCTGGATGAGGCTTGTCTAAAGGAAAGACATAGTCAGGAACGAAGTAAGAACTAATGTTATATTCTGTGTTTCTAGCAGTCACGTCTACTTCTACTGGTGTTGGTCTAGTTACTGTGCTAAATGGATTGATTTTTCCCGCATTCCTCCCTTCAGGAATCACTGCGTCGTTATTGTCATTAGTTATATTGCCTAGTTTAGGAGGCTCCAGACCGAAAGCTGGCACTGCCCATttccattcataataaataggAGGTCCTATAGTTGATGTTGGTGGATCAGTACTGTCGTGTTTAGGGGGTTGAAGCTCTTTACTAGGCGCTAACGGGTCGAAAGCGTCAGTAGGCTTGATGTTAACAGTATCAAATCTACTGCTTTCTGTCACACCTTTACCTTGGACTTCTATTCTATTAGCATTATTTCCATTATCTTTATTCCTCCTTGGTGTCCGATCTTCTTCTGAACTGACTTGAGCATCAGGTAATTGCTGATTCAGACTAATAATCTCAGTTTTCGTCATAGAAGTTTTATGTGAATCGGGAGAGTTGGGGTCGAAGCggttgataaaattaacaactgGATCCACTGTGTCTTTTATTCTTACATCAAGCTCAAATTCTTCAGAGCTAGCTTCAGTAGTAGAAACTGGAGAAGAATCTTGGAATGTTGATCCGCTGTTTTGTGTGTTTACGTTAGGCTGGAAGGTAGGGCTTGGTCGTTGAGAAGCGGCGCCAGTTATATCATCGTCATCAGGTAGATTCGTTTGCACGTTAGGAGTAGGTCTTGGTCTTTCTACAGGACGATTTTGGATATTTGAGGGCCGTTTTGCGCTGGCTCCAGTGAAAGTGTCTTCCGTCTGTTGATTGTTGGGTCGGTTTGAGGGTCTGCCGATACCTGTGGACCAGGAGGAGGGCGGGCGGTAGCTATGCTTGGCGCTGTCGAGGCCGTTGTTGGTGGAGATGGTGTCGGGGATGCCCACGATGCTGTTGCTCGGGTGGATGGCGTACTGGAACAGACATTACGGAAGTTACAATCTTAGGTTAGGTCATAGCATAGGTCAAATCGCGTTTTACacgcttttattttttttatgttagtgttgataaaaacaaaagCTCGGGAAAACGCCCGTCATTTTGAAATCAGAACTATAAGTAATTTAGGACCCATGGAGTTGAAAATGTTCGTTAATAGTCTACGGACGTCATTGGGGCATATTTTAATCGTTGACATTAATTTTTGTGTCTGATGTGGTTTGGACAATCTACAGCTGCAAATTTAGAATATTTATTCTCCCTTATATCATATTATGTCcatttacatatattttaagATAGGTATTTCAAAGCTTTAATACGAGGTACCTACGATGAGACAAAATGTCGTTGACTTCCAAATGGAATGGCTTCCTACACTGGCTCTGATTTGAAAGTTCGCAAAGCAAAAGGTCACTTGCTCTTAAACTGTTGAAAGTTAACGTTTAAATTGTTAATTAGGAATTGCACGCTCACGCCCTTgatttggcaaaataaaaatattttttacaaccaACGTCGTGGGAAGCGTTAAGCAACCAAAAATCTCGATTAAAAAAAGTATCTATCGAActttatttaagtaattattatCATGCCGTAAGGAAATTGCTTAGCGGAAGATTCTGGGGATTTATTGTAGAAATAGACTCCTGCAAAATCAATAGAAAATCAACtaagtttttaaccgacttccaaatctcaaaaggaggaggttatcaatttggttgtatgtttttttgtttgtttttttaatgtttattactccatatctccgtcattactgccccgattttaaaaattctttttttgattgtatgtaggtatatgtatacagattgatcccgtttttgtcaaatccCAGTTCTGAATGATAGGACCTGTCGAGCAATCACTGACGCTCACTGATACATACAACACCAGAGTTgcatgcctttaagatgggagtagaTTCTTGAAgcgggcgacagttcattccacagtttagctgtgcgtGGCCGGAcatttctggagaaacgcataGTTGAGGACTACCAACCATCAAATGGAGTAATAAATACGAAGGGCAGTCAATAATCCAAGTTATAGAGTTATATAGGTAGTTAGTTACCTTAGTTTCCGCCTCTCTGAGGCCATCATAGTAGTTGCTGTTGGGAGGCACGGAGAGTATGTCCGGGCGAGGGGTCCGCAGCTGCATGTCGTGTTCTGACACGAAGGGTTTGTCACGCTGACCTGGAACGAGAGATACATTAAATTAGGAGGCTAAAGCAGTAGGAAGAGGGTATCATTGACAAGGGGAAGAAGAAGGCAATTGCTGGGAAAGCATTAATTTATAACGGGCTATCTTGGCAAAGTTTAAGATCAATCAGTCTTGAAAAAGTTTAAATTAAGAGTTTCGTGGCGGCTATCGTGTGCGGCGCGTCATAGTGAACCTTGATTACTGGGCTGCTTAAGTCTAGCCGCGGGTGTCAATAGACATCTTTCGTAACCAAAGGGTTAACAAGAAGCCATTCCTGCCGTGTCAAATATAGTGCTCATTTCAAAAATCGTAATAAGTTCAATTCTGCATAACAAATTACATAGAGTAGTTAGATTTAATCATGACATGATATCATGATTCACTTGCAAGTATTTGTACCTAATGTAGGTAAAAAACGCCAAAAGAGCAAGGCTTCACCAAGGATGCACTAATAACGATATAACAATACATTCAGCCATAACACATGCAAACACTTTACGAGGAAGTctatcaagtttttttttaaattgcacCATTAATTGTGATACAATCATCCCAATCACGCCGAACACTTATGGAAAATTACGAATATTTAGGTTGCGTGCACAGTGTGTCTCTTCGATCTTTATCAagtgaaataagtttttggcaaagttttcatttttggtacaagcttttatcgccgactgtacttttttttccacaggcaactaatactcatcgagacaattctaaaaaccccaaacacaattaggtttcgttgttttatcacagagttcctatggccacctccggcctccatcatcagatcagctcgatgacaccataatattgcattgtcacccgacttacgtatgtatgcaaaatttcagctcaatcggaaaccgggaagtggctcaaatttaacttgcaagatttgattacaaactgcagacaacggtcaggtgaaagtaaataaaagcttgtaaaaggaatttcaacccctaagggggttaaaaaggggatgaaggttcgtctgcgggtgcaaattttattttaagcaaggaacttgaaaaacgttttaaaaaaaataacaatgtgaagttattagagttagaccaagaaaagtctgcaactattttgataactagcatacgcagtgcaagtattatttatacgtcatattttcatagaagtttgccctttaaaataacactttcactgcgtgagctatcaaaaacGGTGCACACTTGTCTTGGTCTGGCTCTAGGTATTTTTAACCCAGCCATCCCAAAATCACGacttataaatttaacttcggtgcaaaaaaacataattggaGTTTCGTGGTTTCCGGTATTCCGGTGTATACCGATATTAACAGTCATTAAATAcaacctataccgggtgtggcctgtaatatgagcaaataattaaaacatagattgtactcctcaaacggtgacacttttgttcaacaattttttaaaattatgaagtatttagactccctatttttcatacaaaataaatattatcttcaatggacgccatcgccacgccatatcattgtgattgacgttgcttgtcacgccttaaacataacagaattcgcaatacattgcatcttagaataaactttaaagtgtattaaaaatcaaaccacaacttatttataaaagtcgctgaacaaatgttggtcagtatgagga encodes:
- the LOC134668035 gene encoding uncharacterized protein LOC134668035 isoform X3, which translates into the protein MLICDHWYMVNCSASEADYDANLLICQRDKPFVSEHDMQLRTPRPDILSVPPNSNYYDGLREAETKYAIHPSNSIVGIPDTISTNNGLDSAKHSYRPPSSWSTGIGRPSNRPNNQQTEDTFTGASAKRPSNIQNRPVERPRPTPNVQTNLPDDDDITGAASQRPSPTFQPNVNTQNSGSTFQDSSPVSTTEASSEEFELDVRIKDTVDPVVNFINRFDPNSPDSHKTSMTKTEIISLNQQLPDAQVSSEEDRTPRRNKDNGNNANRIEVQGKGVTESSRFDTVNIKPTDAFDPLAPSKELQPPKHDSTDPPTSTIGPPIYYEWKWAVPAFGLEPPKLGNITNDNNDAVIPEGRNAGKINPFSTVTRPTPVEVDVTARNTEYNISSYFVPDYVFPLDKPHPGYDDENAETSFNVKVSRPGRASYGENPKCPQCHPAYVVPGTCEPCVVKR
- the LOC134668035 gene encoding uncharacterized protein LOC134668035 isoform X1, which translates into the protein MGCRQFLSVCVAVACLYLAVIAQAQDRTKSIPRTRFTCVGRTSGYYADVEAGCQVYHMCDGLGRQFSYTCPNTTLFQQRMLICDHWYMVNCSASEADYDANLLIGQRDKPFVSEHDMQLRTPRPDILSVPPNSNYYDGLREAETKYAIHPSNSIVGIPDTISTNNGLDSAKHSYRPPSSWSTGIGRPSNRPNNQQTEDTFTGASAKRPSNIQNRPVERPRPTPNVQTNLPDDDDITGAASQRPSPTFQPNVNTQNSGSTFQDSSPVSTTEASSEEFELDVRIKDTVDPVVNFINRFDPNSPDSHKTSMTKTEIISLNQQLPDAQVSSEEDRTPRRNKDNGNNANRIEVQGKGVTESSRFDTVNIKPTDAFDPLAPSKELQPPKHDSTDPPTSTIGPPIYYEWKWAVPAFGLEPPKLGNITNDNNDAVIPEGRNAGKINPFSTVTRPTPVEVDVTARNTEYNISSYFVPDYVFPLDKPHPGYDDENAETSFNVKVSRPGRASYGENPKCPQCHPAYVVPGTCEPCVVKR
- the LOC134668035 gene encoding uncharacterized protein LOC134668035 isoform X2, producing the protein MLICDHWYMVNCSASEADYNANLLIGQRDKPFVSEHDMQLRTPRPDILSVPPNSNYYDGLREAETKYAIHPSNSIVGIPDTISTNNGLDSAKHSYRPPSSWSTGIGRPSNRPNNQQTEDTFTGASAKRPSNIQNRPVERPRPTPNVQTNLPDDDDITGAASQRPSPTFQPNVNTQNSGSTFQDSSPVSTTEASSEEFELDVRIKDTVDPVVNFINRFDPNSPDSHKTSMTKTEIISLNQQLPDAQVSSEEDRTPRRNKDNGNNANRIEVQGKGVTESSRFDTVNIKPTDAFDPLAPSKELQPPKHDSTDPPTSTIGPPIYYEWKWAVPAFGLEPPKLGNITNDNNDAVIPEGRNAGKINPFSTVTRPTPVEVDVTARNTEYNISSYFVPDYVFPLDKPHPGYDDENAETSFNVKVSRPGRASYGENPKCPQCHPAYVVPGTCEPCVVKR